In one window of Thunnus thynnus chromosome 23, fThuThy2.1, whole genome shotgun sequence DNA:
- the zgc:113263 gene encoding uncharacterized protein zgc:113263 isoform X4, with protein MRSNGQSGNDLPVHYLRLLATPLQLFSAAMWQVVQQGLVDHYGMLEEFVTMVTELVPELMSYSQRAQLILGLRARLVLEMCRGEHPMDMQTIQPHLDRIKAPVSTAKDHHVTINQVEESEVNFVELVHSLLEDPSDRKYFFQDIFPVYFGSKYDAALEMLVWEFISRLEELLPVPDFTQLAALLGDTPSLLDNCLQSFFPPEDMKTILEHHRNLGHFGEKDPRLLPMDDCILSSLSLPPVTKPVMNTTSCSPALKDSTPPECKGHPGAPNNTSSLERAIRGGSETIRQRLRETGDSGSWQLQVRGGNCSISQERKVQNSINTRPCDETIDLTTSNETAGTDSAANENSQSFRGERVPRKRKLSGGVDIPTKQPMEASAFLDSSVDDENSDESPLISIWGEYTDSQEGSFPVVTDSKVPWSDEETLNLLDIWGKDSVQRALKGCLKNRHIFTQIAQKMAERGYMRTVQQCQTRIKRLKKCFRKNNRGNSRLEYKYYEQLERVLGSSASSAVPEVTYDVEEVIDEDESQDDDEDLQFLGHTSRQEIGTRSVPWTDFETLALINTWGEDKIQQELRGMHRTGQVFSIISNQMAAQGFSRTPEQCQTRLKRLKSSFRQCYENNMKGLEQVQCKFYDELARILVKDLPSVPQLDETPREAEEDDNDFPAYSHQDIESAVGIQEDRKKVPWSDKETIILLEIWGDPQVQQNLRRYPHNGHVFTEISEKLCANGYPRSAEQCHTRIKRLKSSYRQCQESMSSSGTVDFKFYDLLEQILDKQPSTSSTMVTDSIEISEDSNGESVSETDGEINMSADKPAPGSWSDEETLALIDIWGEEEVQRALRGFVHNGHVYADISEKMHDLGYTKTPEQCRWKVKSLRNNFRQCYDRKKCGRRVDYRFYNQLEQILGPEAVSVDEYDERDEQPEQDPAIGTDSVNTVWTEQETAALVEVWAADDVQHSLKTCVRNGHIFIDISEKMAAMGYMRTAEQCHSRIKRLKKTYRRFCNSRRSGGRPAVFRYFDLLAPVLGDNSVFADVDGTAADATLQTLMDKDPNMFEQPSTSHLLSDLSRKTPWSDQETRTLLEIWGEDSVQLTLKGCLKNRHVFEYISEKMGDQGYIRTSEQCYTRIKRLKHGFLHEKEEYKFFSEMEKIFRKELKVDGPVADTSIIDEPDEGTLELSQKKAGSSNPWMSDSSKLPWSDGETEVLLEIWGSEEIQENLKGCTKNKHIFIQISEVMASQGYLRTPEQCQTRIKRLRANFRHFLEGRKGEKQECKFFDQLVQIFGSKYVTSDPQAEDTANVVES; from the exons ATGAGGAGCAATGGACAGTCTG GTAATGATCTTCCAGTCCATTATCTACGCCTCCTGGCCACACCCCTGCAGCTTTTTTCAGCTGCAATGTGGCAAGTTGTGCAGCAGGGACTTGTGGATCACTACGGGATGCTGGAGGAGTTTGTTACCATGGTGACGGAGCTGGTCCCAGAGCTGATGAGCTACAGTCAGAGGGCTCAGCTCATCCTGGGACTAAGGGCCAGG CTGGTTCTGGAGATGTGTCGAGGCGAGCACCCAATGGACATGCAAACCATTCAGCCACATCTGGACAGAATTAAAGCTCCTGTTAGCACAGCCAAAGATCACCAT gTCACCATTAACCAGGTGGAGGAATCTGAGGTGAACTTTGTGGAGTTGGTGCATTCATTACTAGAGGATCCTtctgacagaaaatattttttccag GACATCTTTCCTGTGTACTTTGGCTCAAAGTACGATGCAGCCCTTGAGATGCTTGTGTGGGAGTTTATTTCAAggctggaggagctgctgccAGTTCCAGACTTCACACAG TTGGCAGCTTTACTTGGAGACACTCCGTCATTACTAGACAACTGTTTACAATCCTTTTTCCCGCCAGAGGACATGAAGACAATACTTGAACACCACAGAAACCTTGGTCATTTTGGAGAAAAAG ATCCTAGATTATTACCGATGGATGACTGcatcctctcctccctgtcCCTTCCTCCTGTGACCAAACCTGTCATGAACACTACCTCCTGCTCACCTGCTCTCAAAGACTCAACCCCTCCAGAGTGCAAAGGACATCCCGGTGCGCCCAACAACACGAGCAGCCTGGAGAGGGCGATCAGGGGGGGCTCTGAGACAATCAGACAGAGACTGAGGGAAACAGGGGACTCGGGCAGCTGGCAGCTACAGGTTAGAGGCGGAAACTGTAGCATTTCTCAGGAGAGGAAAGTGCAAAACTCAATTAACACACGTCCATGCGATGAAACTATAGACCTCACTACATCTAATGAGACAGCGGGCACGGACTCAGCAGCCAATGAGAACAGCCAAAGCTTCAGAGGAGAGCGGGTTCCCAGGAAGAGGAAGCTTAGCGGAGGTGTAGACATTCCCACAAAGCAGCCTATGGAGGCATCAGCTTTCTT GGATTCTTCTGTGGATGATGAGAATTCAGATGAATCTCCTCTAATCTCAATATGGGGAGAATATACAG aCTCTCAGGAAGGTTCTTTCCCAGTTGTAACTGACTCAAAAGTTCCCTGGTCGGACGAGGAGACGCTCAATCTGCTCGACATTTGGGGGAAGGACTCGGTACAGCGGGCTTTGAAGGGCTGCTTGAAGAACCGTCATATATTCACTCAGATCGCACAGAAGATGGCAGAGAGGGGCTACATGAGAACAGTTCAACAGTGCCAGACCAGGATCAAACGACTGAAGAAATGCTTCCGAAAGAACAACAG AGGGAACTCCAGGTTGGAGTATAAATATTACGAGCAGCTGGAGCGAGTACTTGGCTCCTCAGCTTCCTCGGCTGTTCCTGAGGTCACCTACGATGTTGAAGAAGTCATTGATGAAGACGAGTCCCAGGACGACGATGAGGATTTGCAGTTCCTGGGCCACACGAGTCGACAGGAAATCG gAACTAGAAGTGTTCCCTGGACAGACTTTGAGACGTTGGCCCTCATCAACACATGGGGTGAAGACAAGATTCAACAGGAGCTGAGAGGAATGCACAGAACCGGGCAAGTTTTTTCCATCATATCCAACCAGATGGCTGCCCAAGGATTCTCCCGAACACCCGAGCAGTGCCAAACGAGGCTGAAGAGGCTGAAATCAAGTTTCAGGCAGTGCTACGAAAACAA catgaagGGACTGGAGCAAGTTCAGTGCAAGTTTTACGATGAACTGGCAAGAATTTTAGTGAAGGACCTCCCTTCAGTGCCGCAGTTGGATGAAACACCACGAGAGGCTGAAGAAGACGACAACGACTTTCCTGCCTACTCCCATCAGGATATCG AGTCCGCTGTGGGCATTCAGGAGGACAGGAAGAAAGTCCCCTGGTCCGACAAAGAGACCATCATCCTTTTGGAGATTTGGGGAGACCCACAG GTCCAGCAGAACCTGAGACGTTACCCACACAACGGTCACGTTTTCACAGAAATATCAGAGAAACTCTGCGCCAACGGCTACCCTCGCAGTGCAGAGCAGTGCCACACCAGAATCAAACGGCTGAAATCCAGCTATCGCCAGTGTCAGGAAAGCATGAG CTCATCCGGGACTGTCGATTTTAAATTCTACGATTTGCTGGAACAAATCCTGGACAAGCAGCCATCGACATCTTCCACCATGGTAACAGACTCCATTGAAATATCCGAAGACTCCAATGGTGAATCAGTGTCTGAAACAG ATGGAGAAATCAACATGTCTGCAGATAAACCAGCACCCGGCTCGTGGTCAGATGAGGAGACCCTGGCACTTATCGATATCTGGGGCGAAGAAGAAGTTCAGAGGGCGCTTAGGGGTTTTGTCCACAACGGGCACGTTTATGCCGACATTTCAGAGAAAATGCACGACCTCGGATACACGAAAACCCCGGAGCAGTGCCGTTGGAAAGTCAAGTCACTGAGGAACAACTTTCGGCAGTGCTACGACAGGAAGAA ATGTGGAAGAAGAGTAGATTATAGGTTCTACAACCAGCTGGAACAAATACTCGGACCGGAGGCAGTTTCTGTTGATGAATACGATGAAAGAGACGAACAACCAGAACAGGATCCAG CAATAGGAACAGACAGTGTGAACACAGTATGGACGGAGCAGGAGACGGCGGCTCTCGTTGAGGTCTGGGCGGCAGATGACGTGCAGCACAGCCTGAAAACCTGCGTCCGTAATGGGCACATATTCATCGACATATCGGAGAAGATGGCCGCCATGGGATACATGAGGACAGCGGAGCAGTGTCACTCCAGGATCAAAAGGCTGAAGAAGACTTACAGGCGGTTCTGCAACAGCCGGAG AAGTGGAGGCCGGCCTGCAGTGTTTCGATACTTCGACCTCCTTGCTCCGGTGCTTGGTGACAACTCTGTGTTTGCCGATGTGGACGGCACTGCTGCTGACGCCACCTTGCAAACCCTTATGGACAAGGATCCTAACATGT TTGAGCAGCCCTCAACCAGCCACCTCCTGTCCGACCTGAGCAGAAAGACGCCCTGGTCGGACCAGGAGACTCGCACGCTGCTGGAGATCTGGGGTGAAGATAGTGTCCAGCTCACCCTGAAGGGCTGCCTGAAGAACCGCCACGTGTTCGAGTACATCTCCGAGAAGATGGGTGACCAAGGATATATAAGGACCTCAGAGCAGTGCTACACCCGCATCAAGCGCCTTAAGCACGGCTTCCTCCATGAAAA AGAGGAATATAAATTCTTCAGTGAGATGGAGAAAATCTTCAGGAAGGAGTTGAAAGTTGACGGACCAGTCGCAGACACGTCGATCATAGATGAGCCGGATGAAGGCACCCTTGAACTGAGCCAAAAGAAAg CTGGCTCAAGTAACCCGTGGATGTCCGATAGCTCTAAGCTACCCTGGAGCGACGGGGAAACCGAGGTCCTCCTGGAAATTTGGGGGAGCGAGGAGATTCAGGAGAATTTGAAAGGCTGCACCAAGAACAAACACATCTTCATCCAGATCTCTGAGGTCATGGCCAGCCAGGGCTACCTGCGCACTCCTGAGCAGTGTCAAACGAGGATAAAGAGGCTGAGGGCCAATTTCCGACACTTCCTAGAAGGCAGAAA aggagagaaacaggaaTGCAAGTTCTTTGACCAGTTGGTGCAGATATTTGGCAGCAAGTATGTAACCTCTGACCCGCAGGCTGAGGATACAGCCAATGTCGTAG AGTCTTGA
- the zgc:113263 gene encoding uncharacterized protein zgc:113263 isoform X2, with protein sequence MEIKRGTETGSGGGNDLPVHYLRLLATPLQLFSAAMWQVVQQGLVDHYGMLEEFVTMVTELVPELMSYSQRAQLILGLRARLVLEMCRGEHPMDMQTIQPHLDRIKAPVSTAKDHHVTINQVEESEVNFVELVHSLLEDPSDRKYFFQDIFPVYFGSKYDAALEMLVWEFISRLEELLPVPDFTQLAALLGDTPSLLDNCLQSFFPPEDMKTILEHHRNLGHFGEKDPRLLPMDDCILSSLSLPPVTKPVMNTTSCSPALKDSTPPECKGHPGAPNNTSSLERAIRGGSETIRQRLRETGDSGSWQLQVRGGNCSISQERKVQNSINTRPCDETIDLTTSNETAGTDSAANENSQSFRGERVPRKRKLSGGVDIPTKQPMEASAFLDSSVDDENSDESPLISIWGEYTDSQEGSFPVVTDSKVPWSDEETLNLLDIWGKDSVQRALKGCLKNRHIFTQIAQKMAERGYMRTVQQCQTRIKRLKKCFRKNNRGNSRLEYKYYEQLERVLGSSASSAVPEVTYDVEEVIDEDESQDDDEDLQFLGHTSRQEIGTRSVPWTDFETLALINTWGEDKIQQELRGMHRTGQVFSIISNQMAAQGFSRTPEQCQTRLKRLKSSFRQCYENNMKGLEQVQCKFYDELARILVKDLPSVPQLDETPREAEEDDNDFPAYSHQDIESAVGIQEDRKKVPWSDKETIILLEIWGDPQVQQNLRRYPHNGHVFTEISEKLCANGYPRSAEQCHTRIKRLKSSYRQCQESMSSSGTVDFKFYDLLEQILDKQPSTSSTMVTDSIEISEDSNGESVSETDGEINMSADKPAPGSWSDEETLALIDIWGEEEVQRALRGFVHNGHVYADISEKMHDLGYTKTPEQCRWKVKSLRNNFRQCYDRKKCGRRVDYRFYNQLEQILGPEAVSVDEYDERDEQPEQDPAIGTDSVNTVWTEQETAALVEVWAADDVQHSLKTCVRNGHIFIDISEKMAAMGYMRTAEQCHSRIKRLKKTYRRFCNSRRSGGRPAVFRYFDLLAPVLGDNSVFADVDGTAADATLQTLMDKDPNMFEQPSTSHLLSDLSRKTPWSDQETRTLLEIWGEDSVQLTLKGCLKNRHVFEYISEKMGDQGYIRTSEQCYTRIKRLKHGFLHEKEEYKFFSEMEKIFRKELKVDGPVADTSIIDEPDEGTLELSQKKAGSSNPWMSDSSKLPWSDGETEVLLEIWGSEEIQENLKGCTKNKHIFIQISEVMASQGYLRTPEQCQTRIKRLRANFRHFLEGRKGEKQECKFFDQLVQIFGSKYVTSDPQAEDTANVVES encoded by the exons ATGGAAATAAAACGCGGAACTGAAACTGGCAGCGGTGGAG GTAATGATCTTCCAGTCCATTATCTACGCCTCCTGGCCACACCCCTGCAGCTTTTTTCAGCTGCAATGTGGCAAGTTGTGCAGCAGGGACTTGTGGATCACTACGGGATGCTGGAGGAGTTTGTTACCATGGTGACGGAGCTGGTCCCAGAGCTGATGAGCTACAGTCAGAGGGCTCAGCTCATCCTGGGACTAAGGGCCAGG CTGGTTCTGGAGATGTGTCGAGGCGAGCACCCAATGGACATGCAAACCATTCAGCCACATCTGGACAGAATTAAAGCTCCTGTTAGCACAGCCAAAGATCACCAT gTCACCATTAACCAGGTGGAGGAATCTGAGGTGAACTTTGTGGAGTTGGTGCATTCATTACTAGAGGATCCTtctgacagaaaatattttttccag GACATCTTTCCTGTGTACTTTGGCTCAAAGTACGATGCAGCCCTTGAGATGCTTGTGTGGGAGTTTATTTCAAggctggaggagctgctgccAGTTCCAGACTTCACACAG TTGGCAGCTTTACTTGGAGACACTCCGTCATTACTAGACAACTGTTTACAATCCTTTTTCCCGCCAGAGGACATGAAGACAATACTTGAACACCACAGAAACCTTGGTCATTTTGGAGAAAAAG ATCCTAGATTATTACCGATGGATGACTGcatcctctcctccctgtcCCTTCCTCCTGTGACCAAACCTGTCATGAACACTACCTCCTGCTCACCTGCTCTCAAAGACTCAACCCCTCCAGAGTGCAAAGGACATCCCGGTGCGCCCAACAACACGAGCAGCCTGGAGAGGGCGATCAGGGGGGGCTCTGAGACAATCAGACAGAGACTGAGGGAAACAGGGGACTCGGGCAGCTGGCAGCTACAGGTTAGAGGCGGAAACTGTAGCATTTCTCAGGAGAGGAAAGTGCAAAACTCAATTAACACACGTCCATGCGATGAAACTATAGACCTCACTACATCTAATGAGACAGCGGGCACGGACTCAGCAGCCAATGAGAACAGCCAAAGCTTCAGAGGAGAGCGGGTTCCCAGGAAGAGGAAGCTTAGCGGAGGTGTAGACATTCCCACAAAGCAGCCTATGGAGGCATCAGCTTTCTT GGATTCTTCTGTGGATGATGAGAATTCAGATGAATCTCCTCTAATCTCAATATGGGGAGAATATACAG aCTCTCAGGAAGGTTCTTTCCCAGTTGTAACTGACTCAAAAGTTCCCTGGTCGGACGAGGAGACGCTCAATCTGCTCGACATTTGGGGGAAGGACTCGGTACAGCGGGCTTTGAAGGGCTGCTTGAAGAACCGTCATATATTCACTCAGATCGCACAGAAGATGGCAGAGAGGGGCTACATGAGAACAGTTCAACAGTGCCAGACCAGGATCAAACGACTGAAGAAATGCTTCCGAAAGAACAACAG AGGGAACTCCAGGTTGGAGTATAAATATTACGAGCAGCTGGAGCGAGTACTTGGCTCCTCAGCTTCCTCGGCTGTTCCTGAGGTCACCTACGATGTTGAAGAAGTCATTGATGAAGACGAGTCCCAGGACGACGATGAGGATTTGCAGTTCCTGGGCCACACGAGTCGACAGGAAATCG gAACTAGAAGTGTTCCCTGGACAGACTTTGAGACGTTGGCCCTCATCAACACATGGGGTGAAGACAAGATTCAACAGGAGCTGAGAGGAATGCACAGAACCGGGCAAGTTTTTTCCATCATATCCAACCAGATGGCTGCCCAAGGATTCTCCCGAACACCCGAGCAGTGCCAAACGAGGCTGAAGAGGCTGAAATCAAGTTTCAGGCAGTGCTACGAAAACAA catgaagGGACTGGAGCAAGTTCAGTGCAAGTTTTACGATGAACTGGCAAGAATTTTAGTGAAGGACCTCCCTTCAGTGCCGCAGTTGGATGAAACACCACGAGAGGCTGAAGAAGACGACAACGACTTTCCTGCCTACTCCCATCAGGATATCG AGTCCGCTGTGGGCATTCAGGAGGACAGGAAGAAAGTCCCCTGGTCCGACAAAGAGACCATCATCCTTTTGGAGATTTGGGGAGACCCACAG GTCCAGCAGAACCTGAGACGTTACCCACACAACGGTCACGTTTTCACAGAAATATCAGAGAAACTCTGCGCCAACGGCTACCCTCGCAGTGCAGAGCAGTGCCACACCAGAATCAAACGGCTGAAATCCAGCTATCGCCAGTGTCAGGAAAGCATGAG CTCATCCGGGACTGTCGATTTTAAATTCTACGATTTGCTGGAACAAATCCTGGACAAGCAGCCATCGACATCTTCCACCATGGTAACAGACTCCATTGAAATATCCGAAGACTCCAATGGTGAATCAGTGTCTGAAACAG ATGGAGAAATCAACATGTCTGCAGATAAACCAGCACCCGGCTCGTGGTCAGATGAGGAGACCCTGGCACTTATCGATATCTGGGGCGAAGAAGAAGTTCAGAGGGCGCTTAGGGGTTTTGTCCACAACGGGCACGTTTATGCCGACATTTCAGAGAAAATGCACGACCTCGGATACACGAAAACCCCGGAGCAGTGCCGTTGGAAAGTCAAGTCACTGAGGAACAACTTTCGGCAGTGCTACGACAGGAAGAA ATGTGGAAGAAGAGTAGATTATAGGTTCTACAACCAGCTGGAACAAATACTCGGACCGGAGGCAGTTTCTGTTGATGAATACGATGAAAGAGACGAACAACCAGAACAGGATCCAG CAATAGGAACAGACAGTGTGAACACAGTATGGACGGAGCAGGAGACGGCGGCTCTCGTTGAGGTCTGGGCGGCAGATGACGTGCAGCACAGCCTGAAAACCTGCGTCCGTAATGGGCACATATTCATCGACATATCGGAGAAGATGGCCGCCATGGGATACATGAGGACAGCGGAGCAGTGTCACTCCAGGATCAAAAGGCTGAAGAAGACTTACAGGCGGTTCTGCAACAGCCGGAG AAGTGGAGGCCGGCCTGCAGTGTTTCGATACTTCGACCTCCTTGCTCCGGTGCTTGGTGACAACTCTGTGTTTGCCGATGTGGACGGCACTGCTGCTGACGCCACCTTGCAAACCCTTATGGACAAGGATCCTAACATGT TTGAGCAGCCCTCAACCAGCCACCTCCTGTCCGACCTGAGCAGAAAGACGCCCTGGTCGGACCAGGAGACTCGCACGCTGCTGGAGATCTGGGGTGAAGATAGTGTCCAGCTCACCCTGAAGGGCTGCCTGAAGAACCGCCACGTGTTCGAGTACATCTCCGAGAAGATGGGTGACCAAGGATATATAAGGACCTCAGAGCAGTGCTACACCCGCATCAAGCGCCTTAAGCACGGCTTCCTCCATGAAAA AGAGGAATATAAATTCTTCAGTGAGATGGAGAAAATCTTCAGGAAGGAGTTGAAAGTTGACGGACCAGTCGCAGACACGTCGATCATAGATGAGCCGGATGAAGGCACCCTTGAACTGAGCCAAAAGAAAg CTGGCTCAAGTAACCCGTGGATGTCCGATAGCTCTAAGCTACCCTGGAGCGACGGGGAAACCGAGGTCCTCCTGGAAATTTGGGGGAGCGAGGAGATTCAGGAGAATTTGAAAGGCTGCACCAAGAACAAACACATCTTCATCCAGATCTCTGAGGTCATGGCCAGCCAGGGCTACCTGCGCACTCCTGAGCAGTGTCAAACGAGGATAAAGAGGCTGAGGGCCAATTTCCGACACTTCCTAGAAGGCAGAAA aggagagaaacaggaaTGCAAGTTCTTTGACCAGTTGGTGCAGATATTTGGCAGCAAGTATGTAACCTCTGACCCGCAGGCTGAGGATACAGCCAATGTCGTAG AGTCTTGA
- the zgc:113263 gene encoding uncharacterized protein zgc:113263 isoform X5: MKTILEHHRNLGHFGEKDPRLLPMDDCILSSLSLPPVTKPVMNTTSCSPALKDSTPPECKGHPGAPNNTSSLERAIRGGSETIRQRLRETGDSGSWQLQVRGGNCSISQERKVQNSINTRPCDETIDLTTSNETAGTDSAANENSQSFRGERVPRKRKLSGGVDIPTKQPMEASAFLDSSVDDENSDESPLISIWGEYTDSQEGSFPVVTDSKVPWSDEETLNLLDIWGKDSVQRALKGCLKNRHIFTQIAQKMAERGYMRTVQQCQTRIKRLKKCFRKNNRGNSRLEYKYYEQLERVLGSSASSAVPEVTYDVEEVIDEDESQDDDEDLQFLGHTSRQEIGTRSVPWTDFETLALINTWGEDKIQQELRGMHRTGQVFSIISNQMAAQGFSRTPEQCQTRLKRLKSSFRQCYENNMKGLEQVQCKFYDELARILVKDLPSVPQLDETPREAEEDDNDFPAYSHQDIESAVGIQEDRKKVPWSDKETIILLEIWGDPQVQQNLRRYPHNGHVFTEISEKLCANGYPRSAEQCHTRIKRLKSSYRQCQESMSSSGTVDFKFYDLLEQILDKQPSTSSTMVTDSIEISEDSNGESVSETDGEINMSADKPAPGSWSDEETLALIDIWGEEEVQRALRGFVHNGHVYADISEKMHDLGYTKTPEQCRWKVKSLRNNFRQCYDRKKCGRRVDYRFYNQLEQILGPEAVSVDEYDERDEQPEQDPAIGTDSVNTVWTEQETAALVEVWAADDVQHSLKTCVRNGHIFIDISEKMAAMGYMRTAEQCHSRIKRLKKTYRRFCNSRRSGGRPAVFRYFDLLAPVLGDNSVFADVDGTAADATLQTLMDKDPNMFEQPSTSHLLSDLSRKTPWSDQETRTLLEIWGEDSVQLTLKGCLKNRHVFEYISEKMGDQGYIRTSEQCYTRIKRLKHGFLHEKEEYKFFSEMEKIFRKELKVDGPVADTSIIDEPDEGTLELSQKKAGSSNPWMSDSSKLPWSDGETEVLLEIWGSEEIQENLKGCTKNKHIFIQISEVMASQGYLRTPEQCQTRIKRLRANFRHFLEGRKGEKQECKFFDQLVQIFGSKYVTSDPQAEDTANVVES, encoded by the exons ATGAAGACAATACTTGAACACCACAGAAACCTTGGTCATTTTGGAGAAAAAG ATCCTAGATTATTACCGATGGATGACTGcatcctctcctccctgtcCCTTCCTCCTGTGACCAAACCTGTCATGAACACTACCTCCTGCTCACCTGCTCTCAAAGACTCAACCCCTCCAGAGTGCAAAGGACATCCCGGTGCGCCCAACAACACGAGCAGCCTGGAGAGGGCGATCAGGGGGGGCTCTGAGACAATCAGACAGAGACTGAGGGAAACAGGGGACTCGGGCAGCTGGCAGCTACAGGTTAGAGGCGGAAACTGTAGCATTTCTCAGGAGAGGAAAGTGCAAAACTCAATTAACACACGTCCATGCGATGAAACTATAGACCTCACTACATCTAATGAGACAGCGGGCACGGACTCAGCAGCCAATGAGAACAGCCAAAGCTTCAGAGGAGAGCGGGTTCCCAGGAAGAGGAAGCTTAGCGGAGGTGTAGACATTCCCACAAAGCAGCCTATGGAGGCATCAGCTTTCTT GGATTCTTCTGTGGATGATGAGAATTCAGATGAATCTCCTCTAATCTCAATATGGGGAGAATATACAG aCTCTCAGGAAGGTTCTTTCCCAGTTGTAACTGACTCAAAAGTTCCCTGGTCGGACGAGGAGACGCTCAATCTGCTCGACATTTGGGGGAAGGACTCGGTACAGCGGGCTTTGAAGGGCTGCTTGAAGAACCGTCATATATTCACTCAGATCGCACAGAAGATGGCAGAGAGGGGCTACATGAGAACAGTTCAACAGTGCCAGACCAGGATCAAACGACTGAAGAAATGCTTCCGAAAGAACAACAG AGGGAACTCCAGGTTGGAGTATAAATATTACGAGCAGCTGGAGCGAGTACTTGGCTCCTCAGCTTCCTCGGCTGTTCCTGAGGTCACCTACGATGTTGAAGAAGTCATTGATGAAGACGAGTCCCAGGACGACGATGAGGATTTGCAGTTCCTGGGCCACACGAGTCGACAGGAAATCG gAACTAGAAGTGTTCCCTGGACAGACTTTGAGACGTTGGCCCTCATCAACACATGGGGTGAAGACAAGATTCAACAGGAGCTGAGAGGAATGCACAGAACCGGGCAAGTTTTTTCCATCATATCCAACCAGATGGCTGCCCAAGGATTCTCCCGAACACCCGAGCAGTGCCAAACGAGGCTGAAGAGGCTGAAATCAAGTTTCAGGCAGTGCTACGAAAACAA catgaagGGACTGGAGCAAGTTCAGTGCAAGTTTTACGATGAACTGGCAAGAATTTTAGTGAAGGACCTCCCTTCAGTGCCGCAGTTGGATGAAACACCACGAGAGGCTGAAGAAGACGACAACGACTTTCCTGCCTACTCCCATCAGGATATCG AGTCCGCTGTGGGCATTCAGGAGGACAGGAAGAAAGTCCCCTGGTCCGACAAAGAGACCATCATCCTTTTGGAGATTTGGGGAGACCCACAG GTCCAGCAGAACCTGAGACGTTACCCACACAACGGTCACGTTTTCACAGAAATATCAGAGAAACTCTGCGCCAACGGCTACCCTCGCAGTGCAGAGCAGTGCCACACCAGAATCAAACGGCTGAAATCCAGCTATCGCCAGTGTCAGGAAAGCATGAG CTCATCCGGGACTGTCGATTTTAAATTCTACGATTTGCTGGAACAAATCCTGGACAAGCAGCCATCGACATCTTCCACCATGGTAACAGACTCCATTGAAATATCCGAAGACTCCAATGGTGAATCAGTGTCTGAAACAG ATGGAGAAATCAACATGTCTGCAGATAAACCAGCACCCGGCTCGTGGTCAGATGAGGAGACCCTGGCACTTATCGATATCTGGGGCGAAGAAGAAGTTCAGAGGGCGCTTAGGGGTTTTGTCCACAACGGGCACGTTTATGCCGACATTTCAGAGAAAATGCACGACCTCGGATACACGAAAACCCCGGAGCAGTGCCGTTGGAAAGTCAAGTCACTGAGGAACAACTTTCGGCAGTGCTACGACAGGAAGAA ATGTGGAAGAAGAGTAGATTATAGGTTCTACAACCAGCTGGAACAAATACTCGGACCGGAGGCAGTTTCTGTTGATGAATACGATGAAAGAGACGAACAACCAGAACAGGATCCAG CAATAGGAACAGACAGTGTGAACACAGTATGGACGGAGCAGGAGACGGCGGCTCTCGTTGAGGTCTGGGCGGCAGATGACGTGCAGCACAGCCTGAAAACCTGCGTCCGTAATGGGCACATATTCATCGACATATCGGAGAAGATGGCCGCCATGGGATACATGAGGACAGCGGAGCAGTGTCACTCCAGGATCAAAAGGCTGAAGAAGACTTACAGGCGGTTCTGCAACAGCCGGAG AAGTGGAGGCCGGCCTGCAGTGTTTCGATACTTCGACCTCCTTGCTCCGGTGCTTGGTGACAACTCTGTGTTTGCCGATGTGGACGGCACTGCTGCTGACGCCACCTTGCAAACCCTTATGGACAAGGATCCTAACATGT TTGAGCAGCCCTCAACCAGCCACCTCCTGTCCGACCTGAGCAGAAAGACGCCCTGGTCGGACCAGGAGACTCGCACGCTGCTGGAGATCTGGGGTGAAGATAGTGTCCAGCTCACCCTGAAGGGCTGCCTGAAGAACCGCCACGTGTTCGAGTACATCTCCGAGAAGATGGGTGACCAAGGATATATAAGGACCTCAGAGCAGTGCTACACCCGCATCAAGCGCCTTAAGCACGGCTTCCTCCATGAAAA AGAGGAATATAAATTCTTCAGTGAGATGGAGAAAATCTTCAGGAAGGAGTTGAAAGTTGACGGACCAGTCGCAGACACGTCGATCATAGATGAGCCGGATGAAGGCACCCTTGAACTGAGCCAAAAGAAAg CTGGCTCAAGTAACCCGTGGATGTCCGATAGCTCTAAGCTACCCTGGAGCGACGGGGAAACCGAGGTCCTCCTGGAAATTTGGGGGAGCGAGGAGATTCAGGAGAATTTGAAAGGCTGCACCAAGAACAAACACATCTTCATCCAGATCTCTGAGGTCATGGCCAGCCAGGGCTACCTGCGCACTCCTGAGCAGTGTCAAACGAGGATAAAGAGGCTGAGGGCCAATTTCCGACACTTCCTAGAAGGCAGAAA aggagagaaacaggaaTGCAAGTTCTTTGACCAGTTGGTGCAGATATTTGGCAGCAAGTATGTAACCTCTGACCCGCAGGCTGAGGATACAGCCAATGTCGTAG AGTCTTGA